One segment of Dolichospermum sp. DET69 DNA contains the following:
- a CDS encoding DUF2281 domain-containing protein, with the protein MTIEQTVLENFRELPIDKQQEVLDFIQFLKSQLSVQKPICLSDNQEVNDFWSALQEFRQRVDLESIDDDIFENLRDKSPGRDVNL; encoded by the coding sequence ATGACTATTGAACAAACAGTTTTAGAAAACTTTCGAGAATTACCCATAGATAAACAACAAGAAGTTTTAGATTTTATTCAATTTCTCAAATCTCAATTATCAGTTCAAAAACCAATTTGTCTATCTGATAATCAAGAAGTTAATGATTTTTGGTCTGCTTTACAAGAATTTAGACAAAGAGTGGATTTAGAAAGTATTGATGATGATATTTTTGAAAATCTTCGGGATAAGTCACCAGGGAGAGATGTTAATTTATGA